TTAAACAATGTTATCCGTAATGCAATGTGTACTGGATGTGGAACCTGTGCACTCGCATGTCAAACTAGAGCTATCAAAATGATTGAAGGTAGACCACACATTAACAATGCTAGATGTATTAAATGTGGATGTTGTTACACATTATGTCCAAGATCTTGGTTACCTGAAGAACAAATTAAAAAGGATACAGGATTATAAGGAGGCTTAAAAATGGTATTAGGAAACTACAAAGAAGCTGTATCTGCAAGAGCTACCGATAAAAAAATATTAGATGTAGCACAAGACGGAGGAATTGCTTCAGCATTACTTATTCACGCGATTGAAACTGGAGTAATTGAAGGAGCTGTAGTAGCAGGAGATCCAGGAGACGACTGGGTACCTGTACCTGAAGTAGCTACCACCGCTGAAGAAATCTTAGCTGCTGCTGGGACTAAATACTCAATGTCACCAACAGTATATGGAATTAAAGAAGCAGCACGTCAATTCGGTCTTGAAAAAATGGGAGTAGTTGCAACCCCATGTCAAATGCAAGGAATCAGAAAAGTACAAGCTTACCCATTCTCCACCAGATTTATCGGAGACAAAATTAGCTTAGTAGTTGGTATTTTCTGTATGGAAAACTTCCCAATGGCATCATTAGACACTTTCGCTGATGCTTTAATGGACACTCCATTATCCGATGTTAAAAAAATGGACATTGGTAAAGGAAAATTCATGATTGATACTGCTGACGGAGAAAAAGGAATCGGTCTTAAAAAGACCCACGGATATGAACAAGCTGGTTGTAATATCTGTATGGATTACGTTTGTGAATATGCAGATGTATCCACTGGTTCAGTAGGTTCCCCAGATGGTTGGTCCACTGTTTTAACCAGAACCGGTTCTGGTATTGACTTATTCAAATCTGCTGTTGAAGTAGGTTTAATTGAAACTAAACCAATCGAAGAAGTAAAACCTGGTTTACCTTTACTTGAAAAATTAGCTAAAGGTAAAAAAGAAAAAGGTGCAGCAGAACGTGAAAAAAG
The genomic region above belongs to Methanobrevibacter sp. and contains:
- the frhB gene encoding coenzyme F420 hydrogenase subunit beta, producing the protein MVLGNYKEAVSARATDKKILDVAQDGGIASALLIHAIETGVIEGAVVAGDPGDDWVPVPEVATTAEEILAAAGTKYSMSPTVYGIKEAARQFGLEKMGVVATPCQMQGIRKVQAYPFSTRFIGDKISLVVGIFCMENFPMASLDTFADALMDTPLSDVKKMDIGKGKFMIDTADGEKGIGLKKTHGYEQAGCNICMDYVCEYADVSTGSVGSPDGWSTVLTRTGSGIDLFKSAVEVGLIETKPIEEVKPGLPLLEKLAKGKKEKGAAEREKRVKMGIPIPTLY